One Panulirus ornatus isolate Po-2019 chromosome 16, ASM3632096v1, whole genome shotgun sequence genomic window carries:
- the LOC139754061 gene encoding transformer-2 protein homolog beta-like isoform X6 — protein sequence MESPEGERNSLTPRSRSRSRSRLESPAISPAHRRTSSQSRSPPPRRRSFSRSRSRTPRRHRSRSGSPRNGHDGSRRSRRTRSPSPRSPMSNRRRHIGTRDNPEPSKCLGVFGLSVYTTERQLHSIFDKFGPLEKVQVVLDSKTGKSRGFAFVYFESLKDATEAKNECSGMEIDGRRIRVDYSITKRPHTPTPGIYMGRPTTRGGYDRGYGRGGGGYRGDRYRSPSPRYRRSSGGRRDYYDRGYDRDRSYYRSSYDRYDRPPHYDRYERYDRAYDKYDRYERSRSRSYSPRRLKSSD from the exons ATGGAG AGCCCAGAAGGTGAGCGGAACAGCCTGACACCAAGGTCTCGCTCACGTTCAAGGTCACGCTTGGAGTCGCCTGCCATCTCACCTGCTCATCGCCGTACTTCCTCACAATCTCGTTCTCCTCCTCCACGTAGACGATCCTTTAGCAG GTCACGTTCTCGTACTCCTCGGCGACATCGCTCTCGAAGTGGATCTCCTCGTAATGGTCATGATGGAAGTCGCCGCTCTCGACGTACTCG GTCTCCTTCTCCAAGATCTCCGATGTCTAATCGCAGGCGCCACATCGGGACGCGTGACAACCCAGAACCGTCTAAATGCCTTGGAGTGTTTGGTCTTAGTGTGTACACAACAGAGAGACAGCTGCACAGCATTTTTGACAAATTTGGACCTCTGGAGAAAGTTCAAGTTGTGCTTGATTCAAAG ACTGGAAAATCAAGAGGATTTGCATTTGTATACTTTGAGTCATTAAAGGATGCAACAGAAGCCAAGAATGAATGTTCTGGCATGGAAATTGATGGACGGAGGATCAGAGTAGACTATTCAATCACAAAGCGACCTCACACACCAACTCCAGGCATTTATATGGGTAGACCCACCAC CCGAGGAGGTTATGATCGAGGGTATGGGCGAGGAGGCGGCGGATACAGGGGAGATAGGTACCGTTCTCCATCACCTCGATACAGGCGTTCCAGCGGTGGCCGCCGTGACTATTATGACCGTGG ATATGACCGTGATCGGAGTTACTACAGAAGTAGCTATGACCGATATGACCGGCCTCCACATTATGACCGCTATGAGAGATATGATCGTGCATATGACAAATATGACCGTTATGAAAGGTCCAGATCCCGTTCATATTCTCCAC